The genomic segment ATCAATATGAGGGTATTGCTCGATATAGGCGTTGAGACCGGTACTGTCTTCCAGCAGGCGTGTACGCCACATTTCATACTGCCGTTGACGGCGGCCGTAGGCATCGCTGGAAGGATCCAGTAGATCGATTTTCCCCTGAATACCTTCGATATCTTCATCACGCATGATTCGGCCGATGTACTGCAGATGGCGACGCTTGGCGCCATGCTGTTTTATCCGTCGGCTTTCTTCCAGCGCGGCCCGTAATACCTCGGTGATTGGCATGTCGTTCCACAATGCCGGGTTCAACTCCGTCAGTTGTTCTCCCAGTGCTTGCCAGCGCTCTGCTT from the Candidatus Thalassolituus haligoni genome contains:
- the yjgA gene encoding ribosome biogenesis factor YjgA; amino-acid sequence: MNDFDSQPDEEYELVSKTEMKREAERWQALGEQLTELNPALWNDMPITEVLRAALEESRRIKQHGAKRRHLQYIGRIMRDEDIEGIQGKIDLLDPSSDAYGRRQRQYEMWRTRLLEDSTGLNAYIEQYPHIDRQQLRNLVRNAQKEMSGDDARPGKAYKSLFQLIKSESE